One window of Anaerolineales bacterium genomic DNA carries:
- a CDS encoding PD40 domain-containing protein, protein MTPRIRRHIGRNAGIFLLILLTVFPANLSIAQGAGPYTRVSVNSGGEGANEFSGRGAISANGRFVAFDSSATNLTATDTNGFGDVFLRDLQLGTTVLVSTAATGAQGNEGSGTPVISADGRFVAFESGATNLTSLPDTNGFTDIYVKDMQTGIVTRASLSSTGAEPNNESMVLSISGDGRYVVFDSEADNLVPNDMNGRGDIFVRDMQTNTTIGVTVSGNSGGYDGSISLDGNHVVFNSGSTNFVTDDTNDRADVFVYSMLTGEIVRASVNSSGVQGDWPSIEPSISGDGRYVAFSTRSNYFTTVDTYGYIQLYIRDMQAGVTTLATFQDGYAMVGEADASVISADGRYIAYSFDDKGDGMPRRWIYLHDRLTATNKVVVSPGADEMNPALPSISGDGRYLVFVSSSSNLVPGDTNNTRDVFLKDLQSAPDPNPTVISTMHGCPNGCINAADQFVDFLVAFSEPVTGVDVTDFALSIGGGIIGAGVTTVSGAGSDYIVRVDTGTGDGTIRLDVVDDDSIKDSSMNPLNGGFTSGAVYVVDKSIVVAISIQKLDASPTANNSIRYAVNFSEPVTGVDASDFIFTATGSLAGFSISEVSGAEASYIVTANPGTGEGTLRLDLVDDDSILDAFSIPLGGLGAGNGNFTTGDTYIVDRTPPTAIAILKLDPDPTAAEAVHFSVIFSEPVRYIDVSQFAIKANGPTGVTIPELSINASTAIVTVGTGTGNGTIQLDVVDNDSLFDAVGNPLGGAGAGNGNFAGPFYSISKKTAETKTERLRSNGRNDGWILESNETSNVGGTKNSNADTFRVGDDGQDRQYRSILHFPTHHLPDNAVITQAILMIKVQGVAGTDPFLTHGNLLVDVCSGPYGSWGPFGVNALQASDFQDPAGLSSAAIIQNNPVGGWYWAVMNPAAFLYINKTGVTQIRLAFQLDDNDDLGVDYLTFFSGDAEDQAIRPHLLIDYYVP, encoded by the coding sequence ATGACCCCAAGAATTAGACGGCATATTGGGAGGAACGCGGGAATATTCCTCCTGATTTTGTTGACGGTTTTTCCAGCGAATCTATCGATTGCCCAGGGGGCGGGACCGTACACACGGGTATCCGTCAATTCGGGCGGCGAGGGGGCGAATGAGTTTTCAGGCCGCGGCGCGATCTCTGCCAATGGACGCTTTGTTGCCTTCGACTCGTCGGCGACGAATTTAACAGCCACCGACACGAACGGTTTTGGCGATGTCTTCCTAAGGGATTTGCAACTTGGCACGACGGTTCTCGTTTCCACAGCAGCGACCGGAGCGCAGGGGAATGAGGGCTCAGGTACGCCGGTCATTTCAGCAGACGGGCGCTTTGTGGCGTTTGAATCAGGCGCGACCAACCTGACATCATTGCCGGACACCAATGGTTTCACCGATATTTACGTCAAGGATATGCAGACAGGGATTGTGACTCGCGCATCGCTTTCTTCAACAGGTGCGGAGCCGAATAACGAATCGATGGTCCTTTCCATCTCGGGCGATGGGCGTTATGTGGTCTTTGATTCAGAGGCTGATAATCTTGTCCCTAACGATATGAACGGGCGCGGCGACATCTTCGTCCGCGATATGCAAACGAACACGACGATCGGCGTAACGGTGAGCGGGAATTCAGGCGGATACGATGGGAGCATTTCACTGGACGGCAATCATGTTGTGTTCAATTCCGGTTCCACCAACTTTGTCACAGACGATACCAACGACAGGGCGGATGTCTTCGTCTACTCGATGCTAACCGGGGAGATCGTACGCGCCTCGGTCAATTCGAGCGGCGTTCAGGGGGACTGGCCCTCGATCGAGCCTTCGATCTCCGGTGATGGACGGTATGTGGCTTTTTCCACAAGGTCGAATTATTTCACCACGGTCGATACATACGGTTATATCCAACTCTACATCCGCGATATGCAGGCTGGCGTCACAACATTGGCAACTTTTCAAGACGGCTATGCAATGGTGGGTGAAGCGGACGCTTCGGTAATCTCCGCCGACGGGAGGTATATCGCCTACAGTTTCGACGACAAAGGCGACGGAATGCCCAGACGCTGGATATACCTGCATGACCGCCTTACAGCCACAAATAAAGTGGTGGTGTCACCAGGAGCAGATGAAATGAATCCTGCGCTTCCGTCCATTTCTGGGGATGGGCGATACCTTGTCTTCGTTTCCAGTTCATCCAATCTTGTGCCGGGCGATACGAACAACACACGCGATGTATTTCTAAAAGACCTTCAATCTGCGCCCGATCCAAACCCGACGGTGATCTCGACCATGCACGGATGCCCGAACGGATGCATCAACGCGGCGGACCAGTTTGTTGATTTTCTTGTCGCCTTCTCCGAGCCGGTGACCGGGGTGGATGTCACCGATTTTGCGCTTTCCATCGGCGGCGGGATAATCGGGGCAGGGGTGACAACTGTCAGCGGGGCGGGAAGCGATTACATCGTGAGGGTGGATACAGGAACGGGCGACGGTACGATCCGGTTGGATGTCGTCGACGATGACAGCATCAAGGATTCTTCGATGAATCCGTTGAATGGCGGTTTCACTTCGGGTGCGGTGTATGTGGTGGATAAAAGCATCGTCGTAGCCATAAGTATTCAAAAACTCGATGCCAGCCCGACGGCGAACAATAGCATCCGGTATGCGGTCAATTTTTCAGAACCTGTTACCGGCGTGGATGCGTCCGATTTTATTTTCACAGCAACCGGCTCGCTTGCGGGCTTTTCGATCAGCGAAGTAAGCGGCGCTGAAGCCTCATACATTGTGACTGCGAATCCGGGCACAGGCGAGGGTACCCTGCGGCTCGACCTCGTGGATGATGATTCCATATTGGATGCATTTTCGATTCCGCTTGGAGGCTTGGGCGCGGGAAATGGGAATTTCACAACCGGGGATACTTACATCGTGGATCGGACTCCACCGACCGCGATCGCCATCCTGAAATTGGACCCGGATCCGACTGCGGCGGAAGCTGTTCACTTCAGCGTGATCTTTTCCGAACCTGTGAGATATATCGACGTCAGCCAATTTGCCATCAAAGCCAACGGACCGACCGGTGTTACGATCCCCGAGTTATCCATCAACGCCAGCACCGCGATAGTGACCGTCGGCACGGGGACGGGAAACGGCACCATTCAACTCGACGTCGTTGATAACGACAGCCTTTTCGATGCGGTTGGGAATCCGCTTGGCGGGGCGGGAGCAGGTAACGGGAATTTCGCCGGACCTTTTTATTCGATCAGCAAAAAGACCGCCGAGACGAAGACCGAGCGCCTTCGCTCGAACGGCAGGAATGACGGCTGGATTCTTGAATCAAATGAGACTAGCAATGTGGGAGGCACGAAGAATTCGAATGCGGATACTTTCAGGGTCGGCGACGACGGGCAGGATCGGCAGTATCGTTCCATTTTGCATTTCCCCACGCATCACCTTCCGGACAACGCCGTCATCACTCAAGCCATCCTCATGATAAAAGTGCAGGGTGTTGCGGGTACGGATCCGTTTCTCACGCACGGAAATTTGCTCGTCGATGTATGTTCCGGTCCTTATGGCTCCTGGGGTCCGTTCGGGGTCAACGCCTTGCAGGCATCCGACTTTCAGGATCCCGCCGGGTTGAGTTCGGCGGCGATCATTCAAAACAACCCGGTCGGAGGCTGGTATTGGGCGGTGATGAATCCGGCTGCGTTCTTATATATAAATAAGACCGGGGTGACCCAGATTCGCCTCGCCTTTCAATTGGACGATAACGATGACCTGGGTGTGGATTACCTGACGTTCTTCAGCGGCGATGCCGAAGACCAGGCGATCCGCCCGCATTTGCTGATCGATTATTACGTGCCGTGA
- a CDS encoding DUF1349 domain-containing protein: protein MKSRISISVVVLLLSALACGLPSAAPAEPTVNALPPTPDIPFAASPAAQNPTQLAGSTQFSNTIREEFDGKLSPGIGWTWLRQDDANWSLTAAPGWLRINVSTSSYLSGLPANVLTTSAPQGDFDIRTSLKFSPSQNFEFAGLIVLFDEKSLVQAGRAFCNLGNCPGGGFYFDNLQNSLPVGSNFGAANSSAQSVLRIARQGNTYTAYYQTDGVNWVLIGSHTVDRQPVSIGLIAAQAQTAGAYAEFDYLEIQTP from the coding sequence ATGAAATCCCGAATTTCTATTTCAGTGGTCGTCCTTTTATTGTCTGCTCTGGCATGCGGCTTGCCCTCTGCGGCGCCCGCCGAACCGACTGTCAACGCCTTGCCGCCCACGCCGGATATCCCCTTCGCCGCCAGCCCGGCGGCGCAGAACCCGACTCAACTGGCAGGTTCTACTCAATTTTCGAACACCATCCGCGAGGAGTTCGACGGCAAACTTTCGCCCGGTATCGGCTGGACCTGGCTGAGGCAGGACGATGCCAACTGGTCGCTGACCGCGGCGCCTGGCTGGCTGAGAATCAATGTATCCACGAGCAGTTATCTAAGCGGGTTACCCGCCAATGTGTTGACGACATCCGCGCCGCAGGGTGATTTCGATATCCGTACCTCGTTGAAATTTTCGCCGTCGCAGAACTTTGAATTTGCCGGGTTGATCGTTTTATTCGATGAGAAGTCCCTTGTGCAAGCCGGGCGCGCTTTTTGCAATTTGGGAAACTGCCCCGGGGGTGGGTTTTACTTCGATAACTTGCAAAACAGCCTGCCCGTCGGCAGTAATTTTGGCGCGGCAAATTCCAGCGCTCAGAGCGTTCTACGGATCGCCCGTCAGGGAAATACTTACACAGCATACTATCAAACTGACGGTGTCAACTGGGTCCTGATCGGCAGTCATACTGTGGACCGCCAGCCCGTCTCGATCGGGTTGATTGCCGCCCAGGCACAAACCGCAGGGGCATACGCCGAGTTTGATTATTTGGAGATACAAACCCCTTGA
- a CDS encoding Ig-like domain-containing protein → MKNRSSRWGCLLGGLGILLLLLLLGGAWWLVGSRSAGLDHAISSPIISVITSPADGDEVSVGDFVSVTVQSTAPDALQSVELFLDGQSLGKVTDAPSTASWTWQAWPLGIHSFYAQAMDVKGQVGFSQVVVLNVLAGDGLLKTNANEGQTLGQIGAGYGVPPDQMAAANPGLDPNQPLPGGDPVQIPVGGAGSGNGSGNGSGQGGQVFDPIYTVITWTFKPKEPVDKSYCYTSTGNGVWIKMPKPPFSFLDEFIPYIQTKVSFPIKKSVIQAQCWGWIGSVLKYLGQGESQFDVLKPPNEVKIDGGGFILTGIPKVPPIKEDQFLEDEIKAVPPPFLLREPKDSQDCESHGNLIITPYLCNNLLNAKVKQYLILEWEWAPKVCWPGYCIWYDKVDGYRVYEYDTATFSRKLLRDIGPQGNRVAAVPLPWGGGKCYQVEAYVNKPSVLPSVAAWYCPGDNKYATKLTLTQVTDWLTTEDVLRDGSDEGCGYTQEHMLHSGGPGSLPGFGSQIGEVFVGAGIHKQDGSIGVSYCYMDEYYQGGIKFASPTQIPSGSVIQKAVLRFTPVWQAYHPGASASPKPSSCVISVAGVNQSWSGMVDADHWVKGVLPYQGVSVSVNQYTSPQADVTAIVEKWLKNPSGNHGFVLRGWFPSLPDTSSNKTNSSWCVSALSNFQLDIYYFAPP, encoded by the coding sequence ATGAAAAATCGTTCTTCACGCTGGGGATGTTTGCTGGGCGGACTTGGAATCCTGCTTCTGCTCCTCCTGCTCGGGGGAGCGTGGTGGCTGGTTGGCTCCCGATCCGCCGGGCTGGATCATGCTATTTCCTCTCCCATTATCTCGGTCATCACATCCCCGGCGGATGGCGATGAAGTGAGCGTTGGGGATTTCGTATCTGTGACGGTTCAATCCACCGCGCCGGATGCGCTGCAAAGCGTGGAACTTTTTCTCGACGGGCAATCCCTCGGCAAAGTCACGGACGCGCCCTCCACCGCCTCATGGACGTGGCAAGCCTGGCCTCTTGGAATCCATTCTTTCTACGCGCAGGCGATGGATGTCAAGGGTCAGGTCGGTTTTTCGCAGGTGGTGGTTCTCAACGTGCTGGCGGGCGATGGGTTGCTGAAGACCAATGCAAACGAGGGCCAAACATTGGGGCAGATCGGCGCGGGATACGGCGTCCCGCCGGATCAAATGGCGGCGGCGAATCCGGGTCTGGATCCAAACCAGCCTTTGCCGGGCGGGGATCCGGTGCAGATTCCGGTCGGGGGCGCGGGATCAGGGAACGGGTCCGGGAATGGAAGCGGACAGGGGGGACAGGTCTTCGACCCGATCTACACCGTCATCACATGGACCTTCAAACCCAAGGAACCGGTGGATAAATCATATTGCTACACGTCCACCGGGAACGGCGTTTGGATAAAGATGCCCAAACCCCCGTTCAGTTTTCTCGATGAATTCATTCCCTATATCCAGACCAAAGTGTCGTTCCCGATCAAAAAAAGCGTTATTCAAGCGCAATGTTGGGGTTGGATCGGTTCCGTGCTGAAATACCTGGGGCAGGGCGAGTCTCAATTCGATGTCTTGAAGCCTCCCAACGAAGTGAAGATAGACGGCGGCGGATTCATATTGACGGGCATCCCGAAAGTCCCGCCGATCAAGGAAGACCAGTTCCTCGAAGACGAGATCAAAGCCGTCCCGCCGCCTTTTCTGCTGCGCGAGCCGAAGGACAGCCAGGATTGCGAATCGCACGGCAACCTGATCATCACGCCTTATCTTTGCAATAATTTGCTGAATGCCAAGGTGAAGCAATACCTGATCCTCGAATGGGAGTGGGCGCCGAAGGTCTGCTGGCCCGGCTATTGCATTTGGTACGACAAAGTGGACGGTTATCGCGTCTATGAATACGACACGGCGACGTTCAGTAGAAAACTTCTGCGCGACATCGGTCCGCAGGGAAATAGAGTGGCGGCGGTGCCCCTGCCCTGGGGCGGGGGGAAGTGCTATCAGGTCGAAGCCTATGTGAACAAGCCCAGCGTCCTGCCTTCGGTCGCGGCCTGGTATTGCCCCGGCGATAATAAATATGCGACCAAGCTCACCCTGACCCAGGTCACCGATTGGCTGACGACTGAGGATGTGCTTCGCGACGGCTCGGATGAAGGCTGCGGGTATACCCAGGAACACATGCTGCACAGCGGCGGACCGGGGAGTCTGCCCGGCTTTGGGAGTCAGATTGGGGAGGTCTTCGTCGGCGCGGGAATCCACAAACAGGACGGCTCGATCGGCGTCTCTTACTGTTATATGGATGAGTATTATCAGGGCGGAATCAAATTCGCCAGCCCAACGCAGATCCCGTCCGGGTCGGTCATTCAAAAGGCAGTCTTGCGCTTCACGCCGGTCTGGCAGGCTTATCATCCCGGCGCGTCTGCCAGCCCCAAACCGAGTTCCTGTGTCATTTCTGTCGCCGGGGTGAATCAAAGCTGGAGCGGGATGGTGGATGCCGATCATTGGGTGAAAGGCGTTTTGCCCTATCAAGGCGTTAGCGTTTCGGTCAATCAATATACGTCTCCCCAGGCGGATGTCACTGCGATCGTGGAAAAATGGTTGAAGAATCCCTCCGGCAATCACGGGTTTGTCCTGCGCGGCTGGTTCCCCTCCCTTCCAGACACATCTTCGAACAAGACGAATAGTTCGTGGTGCGTCTCTGCATTGAGTAATTTTCAACTCGACATCTACTATTTTGCCCCTCCATAA
- a CDS encoding TIR domain-containing protein, whose translation MTGIFISYSRKDSKVAHTLMNSFRSIELDVWVDWEDIPPAVGWLDQILQGIEQADAFIFLVSPDSVASEVCNVELEHAHKNAKRIIPIVVRDVDPKSTRDVIRNLNWIFMRENEDFAAGLEKVKVAINLDLDWLQEHRRLQVRALEWDRKKDPSLLLRGGDLRNTSRMIFTKEGKDPAPSELQRQYVQFSRRSERVRTVTWISAALAILIMLVLSLFALNQRQVALANADEAQNQRAIAESNQKTAESNARAALIAKAAADKNAAIANAQRSAARAQIYQSRTGGLFTSTLLAVDSFQRIPSFEAEEILRENISLLPVPVKDIRHEGSILAIKVSPGGDTFVTASDDGTACLVRFESGESLFCSTSSGSVLDAAFGPDGKVLVTSASSGQVLVLDAESGEVLKELNYGVPVFSVNISPDGELLALARDDARISLVKMSSYEFAGEFSVFGSLSVTAFSPDGNLFAAGSDAGAVTFWDLKSREIITGGAHSGEVRDLTFSPDGFALLSGGTDNCAVLTSPSTGEQMLKVLAEDWVEDVEFSPDGSWFVTASNDFRIRVWDAETGEERLRLLQDSIVNDVKISPDGLWIASTGSDRTVRVWSAADGAEMFQIPLVGEGIVLEFSGDGSYLVAGDELGHVSLWDISTIKSNTRYVRFDEFIERVEMSPQGDWFSASTGGQVWLLDPENFPQPTDPPTDPLIDFFDDDVWEMVMDPAGKMLAVSTAEGHVVTIAIPSGRAGTLIDNGPSQSLAFSPDGSSLYLGSEEGLIQTRSIVSGKDGLLWEADQPVYAIAVSSANLLAIGMEDVIVLFDPAAKSVIGELESPGLNHLLAFHPDGNLLVSSSLSGTISFWRMEGNEFKLQNSVTGHPAVSISFTPDGQRLFLGGTDRVLIFDPQSGMEVHRIRQNGDTVDIAFSADGKTLYAASMRTLRFFDISSLTEISEANIVTVACSRLLQNFSAAEWASFFDDEEYRLLCPSLPVP comes from the coding sequence ATGACCGGTATTTTTATTTCCTATTCGCGAAAAGACTCTAAGGTCGCGCATACGTTGATGAACTCCTTCAGATCGATCGAGTTGGACGTCTGGGTGGATTGGGAGGATATCCCGCCTGCTGTGGGGTGGTTGGACCAGATCCTGCAGGGCATCGAACAGGCTGACGCATTCATTTTTCTCGTCAGCCCGGATTCGGTCGCTTCGGAAGTCTGCAACGTGGAATTGGAACATGCGCACAAGAATGCAAAACGCATCATCCCGATCGTGGTACGGGATGTGGACCCAAAGTCCACCCGTGATGTCATTCGCAACCTGAACTGGATCTTCATGCGGGAGAACGAGGATTTTGCCGCCGGTTTGGAAAAAGTGAAGGTGGCGATCAATCTCGATCTGGATTGGCTCCAGGAACACCGCCGTCTGCAAGTCCGCGCTCTGGAATGGGATCGTAAAAAAGATCCCAGCCTGCTTTTACGCGGCGGCGATCTGCGCAATACCTCGCGGATGATCTTTACGAAAGAGGGCAAAGACCCGGCTCCGTCCGAATTGCAAAGGCAATATGTCCAGTTTAGCCGGAGGAGCGAACGGGTACGTACGGTTACCTGGATCTCAGCTGCGCTGGCCATTTTAATCATGCTTGTTCTTTCCCTGTTTGCTTTGAACCAGCGGCAGGTTGCGCTGGCAAACGCCGACGAAGCTCAAAATCAACGCGCAATTGCCGAAAGCAATCAGAAGACCGCCGAGAGCAATGCGCGCGCCGCCCTGATCGCAAAAGCCGCTGCGGACAAGAACGCGGCGATCGCCAATGCACAACGAAGCGCCGCGCGCGCCCAGATCTATCAATCGAGAACCGGGGGATTGTTCACCAGCACCCTGCTTGCCGTCGATTCATTTCAGAGGATTCCGTCTTTTGAGGCGGAGGAAATTCTCCGTGAAAACATCAGTCTGCTGCCGGTGCCTGTGAAAGACATAAGGCATGAGGGTTCGATCCTTGCGATTAAAGTCAGCCCCGGAGGGGATACGTTTGTTACCGCCAGCGATGACGGCACAGCCTGTCTGGTGCGCTTCGAGAGCGGGGAAAGCCTCTTTTGCTCGACCAGTTCCGGGTCCGTTTTGGATGCGGCATTCGGTCCCGATGGGAAGGTTCTGGTCACAAGCGCATCCTCAGGGCAAGTTCTGGTCCTGGATGCAGAATCGGGTGAGGTGCTTAAGGAACTTAATTATGGCGTCCCGGTCTTCAGCGTGAATATCAGCCCGGATGGCGAATTGCTTGCCCTTGCCCGTGACGATGCGCGCATCTCCCTGGTCAAAATGTCATCCTATGAATTTGCAGGTGAATTCTCAGTCTTTGGCAGTTTGAGCGTGACGGCGTTCAGCCCCGATGGAAATCTCTTTGCGGCAGGGTCAGACGCGGGCGCGGTCACATTTTGGGATCTGAAGTCGAGAGAGATAATTACCGGTGGGGCGCATTCCGGCGAAGTGCGCGACCTCACGTTCAGCCCGGATGGTTTTGCGTTGCTATCGGGCGGCACGGATAATTGCGCCGTGCTGACCAGCCCGTCCACAGGCGAACAGATGTTGAAAGTCCTTGCCGAGGATTGGGTAGAGGATGTGGAATTCAGCCCGGATGGCAGCTGGTTCGTCACAGCATCGAACGATTTCCGCATCCGCGTTTGGGATGCGGAAACGGGCGAGGAGCGATTGCGACTACTACAAGACAGCATCGTCAACGATGTCAAAATAAGCCCGGACGGATTGTGGATCGCCTCCACCGGATCGGATCGCACCGTGCGGGTCTGGAGCGCGGCGGACGGCGCTGAGATGTTCCAAATTCCCCTCGTAGGGGAGGGAATTGTTTTGGAGTTCAGCGGTGACGGTTCGTATCTTGTCGCCGGGGACGAGCTCGGTCATGTATCCTTGTGGGATATTTCCACCATCAAATCGAATACACGTTATGTGAGATTCGATGAATTTATCGAAAGAGTGGAAATGAGCCCGCAAGGGGATTGGTTCTCCGCTTCGACCGGGGGCCAGGTCTGGTTGCTCGACCCCGAAAATTTCCCCCAGCCGACGGATCCGCCCACCGACCCGCTGATCGATTTCTTCGACGACGATGTTTGGGAAATGGTGATGGACCCGGCGGGGAAAATGTTGGCTGTCTCGACCGCGGAGGGACACGTCGTCACGATCGCGATTCCTTCAGGCAGGGCGGGAACTCTTATCGATAATGGTCCCTCTCAGAGCCTGGCTTTTTCCCCGGATGGCTCCTCCTTGTACCTGGGCAGTGAGGAAGGGCTTATCCAGACTCGCAGCATCGTATCAGGGAAGGATGGGCTCCTCTGGGAAGCTGATCAGCCTGTCTATGCCATTGCTGTTTCTTCCGCTAACCTTCTCGCCATCGGCATGGAGGATGTCATCGTGCTCTTCGACCCGGCTGCAAAATCTGTGATCGGCGAATTGGAATCGCCCGGCCTGAATCACTTGCTGGCGTTTCATCCCGACGGGAATCTTCTGGTTTCAAGTTCCTTATCGGGGACTATATCCTTTTGGCGTATGGAAGGGAACGAATTCAAGTTGCAAAATTCTGTGACGGGTCATCCCGCCGTTTCGATCTCGTTCACCCCCGATGGGCAGCGCCTGTTCCTTGGCGGGACCGACCGCGTTTTGATTTTCGATCCGCAGTCAGGCATGGAGGTTCATCGCATCCGTCAGAACGGTGATACAGTGGACATAGCCTTCTCCGCCGATGGAAAAACCCTGTACGCCGCTTCCATGCGAACATTGCGGTTTTTCGATATTTCTTCATTGACGGAGATCTCGGAAGCGAATATTGTAACTGTGGCTTGCAGCCGCCTTCTTCAAAACTTCAGCGCCGCGGAGTGGGCATCTTTCTTCGACGACGAGGAATACAGGCTGCTGTGTCCCTCTTTGCCTGTGCCGTAA